Proteins encoded within one genomic window of Lampris incognitus isolate fLamInc1 chromosome 19, fLamInc1.hap2, whole genome shotgun sequence:
- the LOC130130123 gene encoding LOW QUALITY PROTEIN: receptor-type tyrosine-protein kinase FLT3-like (The sequence of the model RefSeq protein was modified relative to this genomic sequence to represent the inferred CDS: inserted 2 bases in 1 codon), which produces MSESTVKSLSFIHSPVMCCARNTEGEECSQIYDYDMNRRSKINEIDDEAPRVILSLRQSLLLRCKVEGQGQFPAPEWQKDGKILDSHNANYFAGDSAIKDEIWLLNDKHPRVKMAYLFIASANANHAGLYNRRDYKNQIKSVQIHVPAEGFLSVDMEESKTLSGLEESGFCLKATVSSHPSLQRCDWEDPDQNKLNCSRPTQLWMNSCQKDSPHWREIPGTAQEDSNSSCTQDDNSAALKAGSLFLFVALMVVCLVLMYFVKKKKPKYQSQLQMIQMVGPSDNDYIYINFKDLEYDRKWEFPRENLELGKELGSGAFGMVVQATAFGINKPGVSHQVAAKMLKEKHHSVEKEALMSELKMLTHIGHHANIVNLLGACTSSGPTYLIFQYCCYGDLLNYLKTNRGRYHKSLTDAFNKDRFTSLYHNVQHKTSSSEFQGQTADFIQTDPSVPKRHETDALLSLNSSSMDPSRGPGMYEEAEEEVKESQALTYDDLLGFAYQVAKGMEFLSSKNCIHRDLAARNVLVSKCRQVKIGXRDIDNDSNYVVRGNVRLPVKWMAPESIFQGMYTIKSDVWAYGILLWEIFSLGVTPYPGVKVDNKFYAMIERGFKMECPYYASDSLYRMMCECWALEPCDRPPFSKLETFMDVQLRGTVAELYHNVPDRNTMDPIYQNAKDDADISALTKEKENPTQSHNEYCQTYATEKMPSPLADADASTADGKHLIPDDSGSHL; this is translated from the exons ATGTCAGAGAGCACAGTCAAAAGTTTGTCTTTTATCCATTCACCCGTGATGTGCTGTGCTAGGAACACTGAAGGGGAAGAATGCTCCCAAATATATGACTATG ACATGAACAGAAGATCGAAGATAAATGAGATAGATGACGAGGCTCCGAGGGTGATCCTGAGCCTTAGACAGTCCCTACTGCTTCGTTGCAAAGTTGAAGGCCAAGGCCAGTTTCCAGCGCCAGAGTGGCAGAAAGACGGTAAAATACTGGATAGTCACAATGCTAACTACTTTGCTGGAGACTCCGCGATCAAGGATGAG ATTTGGCTCTTAAATGACAAACATCCGAGGGTTAAGATGGCCTACTTGTTCATCGCGTCAGCCAATGCAAACCATGCTGGTTTGTATAACCGCAGGGATTACAAAAACCAAATAAAATCTGTCCAAATCCATGTCCCGG CTGAGGGTTTCCTTTCGGTTGATATGGAGGAGAGCAAAACCCTATCAGGCCTCGAGGAATCAGGCTTCTGCCTGAAAGCCACGGTCTCCTCTCACCCGTCCCTCCAGCGCTGTGACTGGGAGGACCCAGATCAGAACAAGCTCAACTGCTCACGGCCCACGCAGTTGTGGATGAACAG CTGTCAGAAAGACTCCCCTCACTGGAGAGAGATCCCAGGCACCGCCCAAGAGGACTCTAATTCGTCCT GTACCCAAGATGACAACTCTGCTGCACTGAAAGCAGGCAGTTTGTTCTTATTCGTGGCTTTGATGGTAGTCTGCCTGGTGCTCATGTACTTTGTCAAAAAGAAG AAACCCAAGTATCAGAGCCAGCTCCAAATGATCCAGATGGTGGGGCCCAGTGACAATGATTACATCTATATAAACTTCAAGGACCTCGAGTATGACCGGAAATGGGAATTTCCCAGGGAGAATCTTGAATTGG GTAAGGAGTTGGGCTCCGGGGCCTTCGGCATGGTTGTCCAGGCTACAGCCTTCGGCATCAACAAGCCTGGGGTCTCGCATCAAGTGGCTGCCAAGATGCTTAAAG AGAAACACCACTCGGTGGAGAAGGAAGCGCTGAtgtcagagctgaagatgctgacCCACATTGGTCACCATGCCAATATTGTTAACCTGCTAGGGGCATGCACAAGCTCAG GACCCACATACCTGATCTTCCAGTACTGTTGTTATGGAGACCTGCTGAACTACCTAAAGACCAACAGGGGGCGCTACCACAAGTCTCTGACGGATGCCTTCAACAAGGACCGCTTTACCAGTCTCTACCATAACGTGCAGCACAAGACGAGCTCGAG CGAGTTCCAAGGACAGACAGCCGACTTCATACAGACTGATCCCTCCGTCCCCAAGAGGCACGAAACCGATGCCCTTCTCAGCCTCAACTCTAGCTCTATGGACCCCTCTAGAG GGCCAGGGATGTACGAGGAGGCAGAGGAAGAAGTGAAGGAGTCGCAAGCGCTGACCTATGACGACCTGCTGGGTTTCGCCTACCAGGTGGCCAAGGGCATGGAGTTCCTCTCCTCCAAGAAC TGTATCCACCGGGACCTGGCAGCTCGCAACGTGTTGGTGTCTAAATGTAGACAGGTGAAAATTGG CCGGGACATTGACAATGACTCCAACTATGTCGTGAGAGGAAAC GTGCGTCTGCCGGTGAAGTGGATGGCGCCAGAGAGCATCTTCCAGGGAATGTACACCATTAAGAGTGACGTCTGGGCCTATGGCATCCTTCTCTGGGAGATCTTCTCGCTAG GTGTCACTCCATACCCTGGGGTTAAAGTGGACAACAAATTCTACGCAATGATTGAGAGGGGCTTTAAGATGGAGTGTCCGTATTATGCCAGCGATTCTCT CTACCGGATGATGTGTGAGTGCTGGGCCCTGGAGCCTTGTGACCGGCCTCCGTTCTCCAAGTTGGAGACTTTTATGGATGTCCAGCTGAGAGGCACAGTGGCGGAG CTCTACCATAATGTGCCGGATAGGAACACCATGGACCCCATCTACCAGAATGCAAAAGACGATGCCGATATATCAGCACTGACCAAAGAGAAGGAGAATCCGACACAGTCCCACAACGAATACTGCCAGACCTATGCTACTGAGAAAATGCCATCGCCACTTGCCGACGCTGACGCCTCGACAGCTGATGGCAAACACTTGATACCGGATGATTCTGGGAGTCATCTGTAA
- the LOC130130042 gene encoding 2-oxo-4-hydroxy-4-carboxy-5-ureidoimidazoline decarboxylase-like — translation MDITRINSLSYEDFVHVLGNVVENCPVITAAVWSMRPFASLAALEAAVTDFIEALPEQGKEGILRCHPDLAGRDLRNGTLTRESLEEQAGAGLDALDAAELSHMARLNGEYKERFGFPFVICARMNDKEAILRQLSRRLAHGCAEERASAIEEVKKICRLRLRSLVLPDPPNRL, via the exons ATGGACATTACAAGGATTAATTCTCTGTCCTACGAGGATTTCGTGCACGTCCTTGGCAATGTGGTGGAAAACTGTCCCGTTATAACTGCTGCCGTGTGGTCCATGCGTCCCTTCGCCAGCCTGGCTGCCTTGGAGGCTGCCGTCACTGATTTTATCGAGGCCCTTCCTGAACAAG GGAAAGAGGGCATCCTGCGGTGTCACCCTGACCTCGCCGGCAGGGACCTCCGCAACGGCACCTTGACCCGCGAGTCGCTGGAGGAGCAGGCCGGGGCCGGACTGGACGCGCTGGACGCGGCGGAGCTCTCGCACATGGCCCGCCTCAACGGGGAGTACAAGGAGCGCTTCGGCTTCCCGTTTGTCATTTGCGCCAGGATGAACGACAAGGAGGCCATTCTGCGCCAGCTGTCACGCCGCCTCGCGCACGGCTGCGCGGAGGAGAGGGCGTCGGCCATAGAGGAGGTGAAGAAGATCTGCCGCCTGCGCCTCCGCAGCCTTGTGCTCCCCGACCCGCCCAACAGGTTATGA